Proteins found in one Nitrospirota bacterium genomic segment:
- a CDS encoding peptidylprolyl isomerase, translating into MNKRLIILTAAMVSVVSFSSISCKQKEAVKGADSGQILAKINNTEITLSDFNERLKEYPTVAHGGNLDLETKKGFLDNLIVRELLYQEAIHKGLDKEKETADMLEEMKKRILVEKFFKKELEEDMKISDEELKKYYDEHPEEAKAPVEVRASHILLKTKEEAEGILKKLRAGAKFEDLAKSSSIDTGSKAMGGDLGYFHSGVMVPEFETAAFKLKKGEISDIVESRFGYHIIKITDRRTGKEKSFADAKTELEQNLLKKKKKEKFDNLVAGLKSKASITIKEDLLK; encoded by the coding sequence ATGAATAAAAGACTTATTATTTTAACCGCAGCAATGGTATCCGTAGTGTCCTTTTCCTCCATATCCTGCAAGCAGAAGGAAGCTGTTAAAGGCGCTGACAGCGGGCAGATATTGGCAAAGATTAACAATACTGAAATAACTCTTTCTGATTTTAATGAAAGACTTAAGGAGTATCCAACTGTGGCCCATGGAGGTAACCTTGACCTTGAAACTAAGAAAGGTTTTCTTGATAACCTGATTGTCAGAGAATTATTGTATCAGGAGGCCATACATAAAGGTCTGGATAAGGAAAAAGAAACTGCAGATATGCTTGAAGAAATGAAGAAGAGAATACTGGTAGAAAAGTTCTTTAAGAAAGAACTTGAGGAAGACATGAAAATATCGGATGAAGAATTAAAAAAATATTATGATGAACACCCTGAAGAGGCAAAGGCACCGGTTGAGGTCAGGGCAAGCCACATCCTCCTGAAGACCAAAGAGGAGGCAGAAGGCATTCTAAAAAAGCTCAGGGCAGGCGCAAAGTTCGAGGATCTCGCAAAATCCTCTTCTATAGATACAGGCAGTAAGGCAATGGGTGGAGACCTTGGTTACTTCCATTCAGGGGTTATGGTGCCAGAATTTGAGACTGCTGCATTTAAATTAAAAAAAGGTGAAATAAGCGATATTGTTGAAAGCCGTTTTGGTTATCATATAATAAAGATAACTGACAGAAGGACAGGAAAAGAGAAGAGTTTTGCTGATGCAAAGACAGAGTTGGAGCAGAATCTGTTAAAGAAAAAGAAGAAGGAAAAGTTTGATAATCTTGTGGCAGGCCTTAAATCAAAGGCAAGCATCACAATAAAGGAAGATCTTTTAAAATAA
- the mfd gene encoding transcription-repair coupling factor, with product MSEHISKISGLWGSSKALYLAELFARTNHSIFVVTPDSETTETLQTDLRLFSQFYPSSPPIFSFPYWEILPYDTILPHPDITDTRMSAYLALLSGRRGIFVCPAHSMIQQVIRPGTLKDMMRHIRPGTDLDKEAFAAHLVEIGYEPSDLVIKGGTFALRGGIIDVYSPGEDGPLRIEFFGDTIESLRRFDPENQRSVAQVDSAVIMPAKEPCEGVNAGSLFEYLSDEDIVVFDEAAEIKKNAGEYWSQILETYKDALLQGRRAEEPGKLYFPWNEITDFRELFKNRINIEAIPIEGTISYSINSVSSLLSPSPLKETSERLDILRKENLIVVVSPTTGQAERFRDILMEYDVPATMKKIEDVAPAFTAGLMFGREMPGKKQETVRRGIPPHTTPDIGHLPVSIISGHLSSGFFYPAASLLFITEDEIFGKKGRRRPPAKQKSRPFLTSFQDLREGDYVVHLQHGIGQYEGLVRKTLSGGEGDFLCIRYSGSDYVYVPVNKMDLVQKYASAEGHAPHIDKLQGSQWEKTKKRVEKAIEEIAGELVELYATRMVVERTPYLPENHLMKEFESSFEFEETPDQLTAIEDVMRDLGTQKPMDRLICGDVGYGKTEVALRAACKVVIEGKQAAILVPTTLLAQQHYQTFARRFASFPVRVEMLSRFRSHKEQKEIIRGLAEGTIDIVIGTHGLLQKDIKFRNAGIFIVDEEQRFGVSQKERIKQLRKSVDVLSLSATPIPRTLQMALLGIRDLSVIETPPEDRIAIHSIIIPFDKKIIRTAILREFDRGGRVYFVHNRVETIAGIANVLQELIPEARIGVAHGQMRERLLEDVMLKFINGDYNLLVCTAIVESGLDIPEANTIIINRADMFGLADLYQLRGRVGRSGHQAYAYLIVPADDVLTTDAKKRIKAIQELTGLGAGFRLANKDLEIRGAGNLLGHRQSGHIASVGFELYTQMLDRAVKQFRGEKVEEDFVPTINLGIASYIPEEYISDSSQRLSIYKRLSSIREDSQISSIKEEMADRYGQIPLQVENLLKIIEVKLLACLSRISKIEDGDGGVVFTVDPQVTEKSSDLFQKIIRIYSKNIRFLSEYKFLLLLKDREPSRLFSEIINCLKVVGGYV from the coding sequence TTGAGTGAACATATCTCTAAAATCAGCGGCCTGTGGGGTTCATCAAAGGCCCTTTACCTTGCGGAACTCTTTGCGAGGACTAATCATTCCATATTCGTAGTAACTCCTGACAGCGAAACAACGGAAACGCTTCAGACAGACTTGCGTTTATTTTCGCAATTTTACCCATCATCCCCCCCTATTTTCTCATTTCCTTACTGGGAAATACTTCCATACGACACTATCCTTCCCCACCCGGATATAACGGATACAAGGATGTCCGCCTATCTTGCATTGCTGTCAGGCAGGCGCGGTATTTTTGTCTGTCCTGCCCATTCCATGATTCAGCAGGTCATCAGACCCGGCACACTGAAAGACATGATGCGGCATATCAGGCCGGGAACAGATCTGGACAAAGAGGCATTTGCAGCTCACCTCGTTGAAATCGGATATGAACCGTCAGACCTTGTCATTAAAGGCGGGACGTTTGCCCTCCGGGGCGGGATTATAGACGTGTATTCGCCGGGTGAAGATGGTCCTCTAAGGATTGAGTTTTTCGGGGATACTATAGAGTCACTGAGGCGTTTTGACCCTGAGAACCAGCGGTCTGTAGCCCAGGTTGATTCTGCTGTAATCATGCCTGCAAAAGAACCTTGTGAGGGTGTAAACGCTGGTTCGCTGTTCGAATATCTTTCTGATGAAGATATTGTTGTATTTGACGAGGCAGCAGAGATTAAAAAAAATGCCGGTGAATATTGGTCCCAGATCCTGGAGACGTACAAAGATGCCCTCCTTCAGGGACGCCGTGCAGAAGAACCAGGGAAATTATATTTTCCATGGAATGAGATAACGGATTTCCGGGAATTGTTTAAAAACAGGATAAATATTGAGGCAATTCCGATAGAAGGCACTATTTCGTATTCCATTAATTCGGTATCATCCCTGCTCTCCCCTTCTCCTTTGAAGGAAACATCAGAGAGGCTGGATATATTAAGGAAGGAGAATCTGATTGTTGTTGTTTCACCAACTACAGGACAGGCAGAGCGGTTCAGGGATATACTTATGGAGTATGACGTTCCGGCGACAATGAAGAAAATCGAAGACGTAGCGCCGGCATTTACGGCCGGCCTTATGTTCGGCAGGGAAATGCCCGGTAAAAAACAGGAAACCGTAAGGCGGGGGATACCCCCCCACACTACGCCGGATATTGGTCACCTTCCTGTTAGTATAATATCCGGTCATCTTTCTTCAGGCTTTTTTTATCCGGCGGCATCCCTGCTCTTTATAACTGAAGATGAGATCTTCGGGAAAAAGGGCAGGCGGCGGCCCCCTGCGAAACAGAAGTCCCGACCCTTTCTGACTTCATTTCAGGACCTCCGGGAAGGGGACTATGTGGTCCACCTCCAGCACGGCATAGGACAGTATGAGGGACTTGTAAGAAAAACACTGAGCGGCGGGGAGGGTGATTTTCTCTGTATAAGATATTCAGGCAGTGATTATGTTTATGTGCCGGTAAACAAGATGGACCTCGTCCAGAAATATGCCAGTGCAGAGGGGCACGCGCCTCACATTGACAAGCTCCAGGGGTCACAGTGGGAAAAGACCAAAAAAAGGGTGGAAAAGGCGATTGAAGAGATTGCCGGGGAACTGGTCGAACTTTATGCTACACGCATGGTCGTGGAAAGAACACCTTATCTGCCGGAAAACCACCTCATGAAAGAGTTTGAGTCTTCCTTTGAGTTTGAAGAAACACCGGACCAGCTTACTGCCATAGAAGATGTAATGAGAGACCTCGGGACACAAAAACCCATGGACAGGCTCATCTGCGGAGATGTCGGATACGGGAAGACGGAGGTTGCCCTCAGGGCAGCCTGCAAGGTGGTCATCGAGGGCAAACAGGCCGCAATACTTGTCCCTACTACCCTTCTGGCCCAGCAGCATTATCAGACATTTGCACGGCGCTTTGCGTCTTTTCCGGTACGGGTGGAGATGCTCAGCCGCTTCAGGTCTCATAAGGAGCAGAAGGAGATTATCAGGGGGCTGGCAGAAGGCACAATAGACATTGTCATTGGCACGCACGGCCTGTTGCAGAAGGATATTAAATTCAGAAACGCCGGAATATTTATTGTGGATGAGGAACAGCGTTTCGGCGTATCGCAGAAAGAGCGTATAAAGCAGTTGCGAAAGAGTGTTGATGTCCTGTCTCTCTCCGCGACACCAATTCCCCGGACCCTTCAGATGGCCCTACTTGGCATACGTGATTTAAGTGTAATAGAGACTCCGCCGGAAGACCGGATTGCAATACACAGCATTATAATCCCGTTCGACAAAAAGATTATCCGTACTGCAATCCTTCGTGAATTTGACAGGGGCGGAAGGGTATATTTTGTTCACAACAGGGTGGAAACTATTGCAGGGATTGCAAATGTGCTGCAGGAGCTGATTCCTGAGGCACGCATTGGGGTTGCGCACGGACAGATGAGGGAACGCCTCCTTGAAGATGTCATGCTCAAATTTATAAACGGTGATTATAACCTCCTTGTCTGCACGGCGATTGTAGAGTCAGGCCTTGATATACCTGAGGCAAATACCATAATTATCAATCGGGCAGATATGTTCGGGCTTGCAGACCTGTACCAGTTAAGGGGGCGCGTAGGCAGATCAGGTCACCAGGCATATGCATACCTGATCGTCCCTGCAGATGATGTGCTGACAACAGATGCAAAGAAAAGGATAAAGGCTATACAGGAATTGACTGGCCTCGGGGCCGGCTTCCGGCTTGCAAACAAGGACCTCGAGATACGCGGGGCCGGCAACCTCCTGGGACACAGGCAGTCAGGACACATTGCGTCTGTCGGTTTTGAGCTTTATACCCAGATGCTTGACCGGGCGGTCAAACAATTCCGTGGTGAAAAAGTAGAAGAGGATTTTGTCCCGACAATAAACCTTGGAATCGCCTCCTACATCCCGGAGGAATATATAAGTGATTCATCCCAGAGACTCTCTATATACAAGAGGCTTTCATCCATCAGAGAAGATTCCCAGATATCCTCAATAAAGGAAGAGATGGCAGACCGCTACGGCCAAATACCATTGCAGGTGGAAAATCTGTTAAAAATTATAGAGGTTAAACTCCTTGCATGTTTGTCCCGGATATCAAAAATTGAAGACGGAGACGGCGGGGTTGTCTTTACTGTTGACCCTCAGGTTACAGAGAAAAGCAGTGATCTTTTTCAGAAAATTATCAGGATTTATTCTAAAAACATCCGCTTTTTATCAGAATATAAATTCCTCCTCTTGCTCAAAGACAGGGAACCGTCAAGGTTGTTTTCTGAGATAATAAACTGCTTGAAAGTTGTAGGGGGGTATGTTTAA
- the rfaE2 gene encoding D-glycero-beta-D-manno-heptose 1-phosphate adenylyltransferase has translation MATDISTLSKSVNTLKQTGKSIVFTNGCFDIIHVGHVRYLKEARNLGDVLIVGLNSDESVKIIKGQNRPIVPQEERAEVLLALRCVDFVVIFNEPDPYNTIAAVKPDVLVKGGDWGIDQIIGRDIVESYGGKVCTIPFIEGASSTNIIENIIRKYRV, from the coding sequence ATGGCCACTGATATATCAACCTTATCTAAATCTGTTAACACTTTGAAGCAGACCGGAAAGAGCATCGTTTTTACTAACGGATGTTTTGACATCATCCATGTCGGTCATGTCCGGTATCTGAAAGAGGCCAGAAATCTCGGGGATGTGCTTATTGTCGGTTTAAACAGTGATGAGTCGGTAAAAATAATAAAGGGACAGAATCGCCCTATTGTACCGCAGGAGGAGCGTGCAGAGGTGCTTTTGGCGCTCCGCTGTGTGGACTTTGTCGTTATTTTCAATGAGCCTGACCCTTATAATACTATTGCGGCAGTCAAACCTGATGTCCTGGTCAAGGGTGGTGACTGGGGCATTGATCAAATCATAGGAAGGGATATAGTCGAATCTTACGGCGGAAAGGTATGCACCATACCGTTTATTGAAGGGGCGTCGTCAACAAATATTATCGAGAATATAATCAGAAAATACAGGGTGTAA
- a CDS encoding D-sedoheptulose 7-phosphate isomerase, producing the protein MDDKIRNLFADSIRTKELFISQYSQLIGEVSELIISAFRNGNKLLLMGNGGSSSDASHIAGEFVNRFQKDRPPLPAIALNTDMAVITSIGNDYGYDLVFSRQVEALSRKGDIVIAISTSGNSPNVVAAVEAAKNLGITTIGLTGGGGGRLASLADYAFVVPSQSTPRIQEVHITLGHVICQVVEDALFG; encoded by the coding sequence ATGGATGACAAAATAAGAAATCTATTCGCGGATAGCATCAGGACAAAGGAACTGTTTATATCACAGTATTCTCAACTCATAGGAGAGGTTTCTGAGCTGATAATTTCTGCGTTCAGGAATGGAAACAAGCTCCTCCTGATGGGCAATGGCGGAAGTTCATCTGACGCCTCACATATAGCCGGTGAGTTTGTAAACAGGTTTCAAAAGGACAGGCCTCCGCTCCCTGCAATCGCCCTTAATACTGATATGGCAGTCATAACCAGCATCGGCAACGATTACGGATATGACCTTGTATTCAGCCGTCAGGTAGAGGCGCTTTCAAGGAAGGGTGATATAGTTATTGCGATCAGTACGAGCGGCAACTCTCCAAATGTAGTGGCAGCTGTTGAGGCTGCAAAGAATTTGGGGATTACCACAATTGGCCTGACAGGCGGAGGCGGAGGCAGGCTTGCCTCTCTTGCTGATTATGCCTTTGTCGTCCCATCCCAATCCACTCCGCGCATACAGGAGGTCCACATTACCTTAGGGCATGTGATTTGCCAGGTTGTGGAAGATGCATTGTTCGGATAA
- a CDS encoding HPF/RaiA family ribosome-associated protein yields the protein MISKVFYKNLEPMPQVEAMLEKKISKVEELLPTFDDDTVSLEVTFEKHARREEYYTSLTLSVPRKKLRAKDKGFDAFNAMNLAFDGLLREIKKFKDMMKHEHEYKIRRAEKKPRKQE from the coding sequence ATGATTAGCAAAGTATTCTACAAAAACCTCGAGCCTATGCCGCAGGTGGAGGCAATGCTTGAAAAAAAGATAAGCAAGGTGGAGGAACTTCTTCCGACATTTGATGATGATACGGTAAGCCTTGAGGTCACTTTTGAAAAACATGCACGGAGGGAGGAATACTATACATCTCTGACCCTTTCCGTTCCAAGGAAAAAACTGCGAGCAAAGGACAAGGGATTCGATGCCTTTAATGCCATGAATCTGGCATTTGATGGACTGCTTAGGGAAATAAAAAAGTTTAAGGATATGATGAAACATGAACATGAATACAAAATAAGACGGGCGGAGAAAAAACCGAGGAAGCAGGAATAA